DNA sequence from the Vanessa tameamea isolate UH-Manoa-2023 chromosome 21, ilVanTame1 primary haplotype, whole genome shotgun sequence genome:
aataatacaaataaattttatcgttGCCAGCTTCAGCCTGCATTTTAATAGCTCTTGCTATTCCATATGAAAACATAGTATCCGTGAAATAATCGAcgtagcttaaaatattttcttcactTATAGACTGATtgccaaaataaaattgtttaacttcTTGAGCCACTTCTTCTTTCTGCTCATCGTTTGTAAATTCTAAATCTTGTGGaagaaaaatagaaaaattttCGTTCATCATATCTTTCCACGTATCGAAATTATCTATTCGATATTTACCTTCTCGGTCAGTACAACCATACAAAGTTGGTAGTTTTGGGAAGTCTCCTCTTTTCAAAATATCTAATGCATTTTCCCCCAAGAATATTTCATCACCCACATCTCGTTCAATACATGGTGAGATTAGAGTAGCAGCATTTGGCGTACTTAATACATCCGCGTTAATTAAATTCGAGTAAGACATATTCTTGTAAAATGCTTCTAAAGCATTAATATCGTTGCCGTGATCGAAGTTGAATTTATTTGCTACAAATTTTGCGTTTTCCAATGGATCCATTTGTATAGTTATTGCTGATATACCAGCTGCACTTTCAGGTATGACTTTATGAAATAAACCTCTAGTGATTGGTGAAAGTACCATTAAATCTATAGATGAAGCCCCAGCGCTCCATCCAGCTATTGTAACGTCATTTGGATTTCCTCCAAAAGAAGCAATATTCTTTTGAACCCAACGTAGTAATGCTACTTGATCTTTCAATCCAGCATTACCTGGTACATCTTCTGTCCCCAGGCAAAGGAAACCGTGAAGACCAAGGCGATAATTAAAGTTGactgctattattttttttgtttttaccaaGTTAATTGGTGTTTTAACTGAGCCAAATGCATATTGAAATGCTCCTCCGTGTACATAAATTAGCACAGGAAGATTTTTAGCTTCTGTGTCGGGCACATAAACGTTAGTAATGAGACAGTCTTCTTGCACTTTTATTTCTTTGCCTTGAGTATGTCGTTCTTGAGGTACTTGTGGACATACAATGTTGTTTTGAACTGCTTCGAATGGTTCTGACCAACTTGGTGGAGGAAGAGGGGCCTgaagattaataaatttaacggtTTATTTTTCCATAACATAATGAAGGAATGATACAAAGGGCTTAAAGCCACttccaaaattaatatttaaacatgatAGCATTTGTGATTTTTAGAAAAAAGACGGtacttatcaatatataaattgttataaaagtgtatttcaatattttgtaatgaaagCATTATTTGTCTAGTTTAACTCACTTTGAACTTATGTGGTCCAGTCGGTGCTGTGGCGTAAGGTATCTCATGAAATACATACACGTCATCACCGGGTTGTTTATAACCCCTCACAGGTCCTTGAGCTGTAATGACTAGACGTGATTGCGGCTCTCCAGTTACAAAAACGACGCCGAGTACTATTACTAGTATTTGAAAAATCATCTTTTACTTCACtagtaactaaaatatttattttcttattctttatttaaaatttatatttttttttatatcgagaTCAGCTTAATAACTTAATGATATTGTTTTAGGTTACAATAAACTTTTTGTATTATGCACTTTTAGTATCACAgacacataattaattaaatgataaaaataattgtgtttgaGTTTACATTTAACTgtaaattagataaaattatatttaaatgatacatCTTCGAAAAAAGAGACAGTACAAGGTCGCTATCTCTCGaagaatgattttaaataaatttttaatatattccgTTTTAGCTTAACCTATCAATGATTTCGAATACATTTATCAGTCGAGTATTTGATTATAAGGATATTTTTACCGTTTACgtgttttgataaaaattgcACTTAAAGAAGTTGATGAACGAATGCATTGCAATAAGTgcctgtattattaatatatgtctattaaaattgtttaagaaaTCCCTTTGTTTCTACAGTATACATACTATTCAATACTAGTTACTTATTTTGGATTTATTGTAAGAATGATCAACAAGTGTAGAGGGAacgaagataaaaatataatcgttatAACGGATTAcgggaatttaaaaaataatcaaacaataaTGTAcgaactttacaataataaaacatgcaATCATACAAGTATTCTACTCTTGCTAATTATGTACTAACAAATatagtcaaagtcaagtcaaagtctttattcaatatagaagtgtttacacttgcttattgatagtcaaaaatctaccaccggttcggaatttaacacctcggacctgagaagaaccggcgaaagaaactcagcggtatattttttttcccaagttacatgtacaatataattatattttagttttttgaaaCAGCCTGAAGGCGATCATTTTATTTCCAAGGTGTGCattcaactaaaaagtcattagtgttgtaatatcctttagcacacaaacgttctttaacgattcttttgagttttataattgaataaattttcgttttctgggatcctgttgtaaaaacgtatacattgccccaaaaaagagtcactaaccctgtgtaatcgggtacttggagtaacaagtttattcttgttcctagtattaatagGTCCCtactattaacaaataatttataacaggAACTGATTCATCCTAAGatgcataataaaaattatatcaagaaTGCACGCGCTAGATATGAAAAGAGATATGATTAATTTCGATACTGGCAGACACCGGTTGCATATCCGAATTTACTTTGACCATTGATAGCATAATAACATGCcacgattttgttttttattacaattatcgTAATAcctaatttttgttttgatttacaaataccaacaattataatactttttttcgCAGCTTGGGAACGACTACAGTTTTTGATAGACACCGATAGAGCATATTATCTCGTGAGATTGTAAGCca
Encoded proteins:
- the LOC113396902 gene encoding venom carboxylesterase-6-like, translating into MIFQILVIVLGVVFVTGEPQSRLVITAQGPVRGYKQPGDDVYVFHEIPYATAPTGPHKFKAPLPPPSWSEPFEAVQNNIVCPQVPQERHTQGKEIKVQEDCLITNVYVPDTEAKNLPVLIYVHGGAFQYAFGSVKTPINLVKTKKIIAVNFNYRLGLHGFLCLGTEDVPGNAGLKDQVALLRWVQKNIASFGGNPNDVTIAGWSAGASSIDLMVLSPITRGLFHKVIPESAAGISAITIQMDPLENAKFVANKFNFDHGNDINALEAFYKNMSYSNLINADVLSTPNAATLISPCIERDVGDEIFLGENALDILKRGDFPKLPTLYGCTDREGKYRIDNFDTWKDMMNENFSIFLPQDLEFTNDEQKEEVAQEVKQFYFGNQSISEENILSYVDYFTDTMFSYGIARAIKMQAEAGNDKIYLYYYSFVDDDENYIPHTNIRGARHCAQNYAVLDRLPNEENISEENKKMKIIMRDLWLNFITTGEPVTKDSSYPEWPPTDENRSPYMSLNITPELHTSFLHQRVFFWDNIYDKYYKPPVPPH